A part of Peromyscus maniculatus bairdii isolate BWxNUB_F1_BW_parent chromosome 10, HU_Pman_BW_mat_3.1, whole genome shotgun sequence genomic DNA contains:
- the LOC102916574 gene encoding albumin-like, giving the protein MKWVTFLLLLFVCCSAFSRGVFRRDAHKSEIAHRFNDLGEQHFKGLVLVIFSQHLQKCPYEEHVKLVNEITEFAKTCVADESAANCDKSIQSLFGDKLCSIPSLRENYGELADCCTKQEPERNECFLQNKDDNPNLPPFVRPEAEAMCTSFQENAASFMGHYLYEVGRRHPYFYGPELLYYAEKYSAIMTECCAEADKAACLTPKLDVLKEKALCSYAHQRMKCSSIQRFGERPFKAWMVARKSQKFPNADFTEISKLATDLTKVTQECCHGDLLECADDRAELAKYMCEKQASISSKLQACCDKPLLQKSHCLAQVDHDDMPADLPSLTADFVEDSEVCKNYVEAKDIFLGKFLYEYSRRHPDYSVALLLRLTKKYEDTLEKCCAEADPAACYGKVLGELPPLVEETKNLVKTNCELFERLGEYGFQNALLVRYTQKAPQVSTPTLVEAARNLGNVGSKCCVLPEAKRLHCVEDYMVAILNRVCVLHEKTPVSDQVTKCCTGPVVERRPCFSALPVDETYVPKDFKAETFTFHADICTLPEKEKQMKKQMALAELVKHKPKATDDQLKTVMGDFAAFLDKCCKADDKEACFSEEGPKLVAASQDALA; this is encoded by the exons ACAAGAGTGAGATTGCTCATCGGTTTAATGATTTGGGAGAACAACATTTCAAAGGCCT AGTCCTGGTCATCTTTTCCCAGCATCTCCAGAAATGCCCATATGAAGAACATGTGAAATTAGTGAATGAAATAACTGAATTTGCAAAAACCTGTGTTGCTGATGAGTCTGCTGCAAACTGTGACAAATCAATT CAATCTCTTTTTGGAGACAAGCTATGTTCCATTCCAAGTCTTCGTGAAAACTATGGTGAACTGGCTGACTGCTGTACGAAACAAGAACCCGAAAGAAATGAATGTTTCCTGCAAAACAAGGATGACAACCCCAACCTGCCCCCCTTTGTGAGGCCAGAGGCTGAGGCCATGTGCACCTCCTTTCAGGAAAATGCTGCTTCATTTATGGGACA CTATTTGTACGAAGTCGGCAGAAGACATCCTTACTTCTATGGCCCAGAGCTCCTTTACTATGCTGAGAAGTACAGTGCCATCATGACTGAGTGCTGTGCAGAAGCTGACAAAGCTGCCTGCTTGACACCAAAG CTTGATGTTCTGAAGGAGAAAGCATTGTGTTCATATGCCCACCAGAGAATGAAGTGCTCCAGTATTCAGAGATTTGGAGAGAGACCTTTCAAAGCATG gatGGTAGCTCGTAAGAGCCAGAAATTCCCCAATGCTGACTTCACAGAAATTAGCAAATTGGCAACAGACCTTACCAAAGTCACCCAGGAGTGCTGCCATGGCGACCTGCTTGAATGCGCAGATGACAGG GCGGAGCTTGCCAAGTACATGTGTGAAAAGCAAGCATCTATCTCTAGCAAACTGCAGGCTTGCTGTGACAAACCACTGTTGCAGAAATCCCATTGCCTTGCTCAGGTGGATCATGATGACATGCCTGCTGATCTGCCTTCATTGACTGCTGATTTTGTTGAGGATAGCGAAGTGTGCAAGAACTATGTTGAGGCCAAAGACATCTTCCTGGGCAA GTTTTTGTATGAATATTCAAGAAGGCACCCTGACTACTCTGTTGCCTTGTTGCTGAGACTTACAAAGAAATATGAAGACACATTGGAAAAGTGCTGTGCTGAAGCTGATCCTGCTGCATGCTACGGCAAAGTG CTTGGTGAACTTCCTCCTCTGGTAGAAGAGACTAAAAACTTAGTCAAAACGAACTGTGAACTTTTCGAGAGGCTTGGCGAGTATGGATTCCAAAATGC gCTCCTAGTTCGTTACACCCAGAAAGCACCTCAGGTATCAACTCCAACTCTCGTGGAAGCTGCAAGAAATCTGGGAAATGTGGGCAGCAAGTGCTGCGTGCTTCCTGAAGCAAAGAGACTGCACTGTGTGGAGGACTAT ATGGTTGCAATTCTGAACCGGGTATGTGTGCTGCATGAGAAGACCCCAGTGAGTGATCAGGTCACCAAGTGTTGTACTGGACCTGTGGTGGAAAGGCGGCCATGCTTCTCTGCTCTGCCTGTTGATGAAACATATGTCCCCAAGGATTTTAAAGCTGAGACCTTCACCTTCCATGCTGATATCTGCACACTtccagagaaggagaagcagatgaAGAAACAAAT GGCACTTGCTGAGCTGGTGAAGCACAAACCCAAGGCTACAGATGACCAGTTGAAGACCGTGATGGGCGATTTTGCAGCTTTCTTGGATAAGTGCTGCAAGGCTGACGACAAGGAGGCCTGCTTCTCTGAAGAG ggcccAAAACTTGTTGCTGCAAGCCAAGACGCCTTAGCCTAA